One genomic window of Melanotaenia boesemani isolate fMelBoe1 chromosome 20, fMelBoe1.pri, whole genome shotgun sequence includes the following:
- the LOC121630653 gene encoding mitogen-activated protein kinase kinase kinase 7-like → MVEPATGCVFEDIQYDDIQVEAAVGRGTFGVVFKAVWKGKDVAIKTIESDNERNAFLVELRQLSRVSHPNIVKLFGSCDDPVCLVMEYAECGSLYNLLHGTDPQPHYTAGHAMSWCLQCAQGVAYLHGMKPKALIHRDLKPPNLLLVARGTVLKICDFGTACDIQTYMTNNKGSAAWMAPEVFEGSNYSEKCDVFSWSIILWEVITRKKPFDEIGGSAFCIMWAVHRGTRPPLIRDLPEPIENLMTRCWDKEPNQRPSMSEVRDTMTHLMKYFPGSDEPLSLPHQSSSIRSGSSSDPCADDSFGSNHSDDSEHRNSAGRDETLKSFESKFPLQFKPSKTPGPGLRAGPSRTSTLDSQSDGSQSPAPSSSSVSTSSQPELRMTLNASANNGFDGPVSSAYQKLDHQLQPLAPCPNSRESMAVFEQHNRMAEEYMKVQSEISKLLFRKQKLVRELKQEQTEQQKSSELLQEHSKLLEANSRLAAHCQGLRSKLSLIQNHYHS, encoded by the exons ATGGTGGAGCCCGCGACCGGCTGCGTGTTTGAGGACATCCAGTATGATGACATCCAGGTCGAGGCG GCCGTCGGCAGAGGAACCTTCGGAGTTGTTTTCAAAGCTGTGTGGAAAGGAAAAGATGTGGCCATCAAGACCATCGAGAGCGACAACGAGAGGAACGCGTTTCTGGTGGAG CTCCGTCAGCTCTCCAGAGTCAGTCATCCGAACATCGTGAAGCTGTTTGGTTCCTGTGACGACCCG gTGTGTCTGGTCATGGAATACGCAGAATGTGGATCTTTATACAACC TCCTGCACGGTACCGACCCGCAGCCCCACTACACCGCCGGCCACGCCATGAGCTGGTGTCTGCAGTGCGCTCAGGGCGTCGCCTATCTGCACGGGATGAAGCCCAAAGCTCTGATCCACCGGGACCTGAAACCACCAAA TCTGCTGCTTGTGGCCCGCGGGACAGTTCTGAAGATCTGTGATTTCGGAACCGCCTGCGACATCCAGACCTACATGACCAACAACAAAGGCAGCGCCGCCTGGATGGCCCCAGAGGTGTTTGAAG GAAGTAACTACAGTGAGAAATGTGACGTGTTCAGCTGGAGCATCATCCTCTGGGAGGTCATCACACGCAAGAAGCCCTTTGATGAGATCGGCGGCTCGGCGTTCTGCATCATGTGGGCCGTTCACCGAG GTACACGTCCTCCGCTGATCAGAGATCTTCCAGAACCCATTGAGAATCTGATGACCCGCTGCTGGGACAAAGAACCCAACCAGAGACCGTCCATGAGCGAGGTCCGGGACACCATGACCCACTTAATGAAG TACTTCCCAGGCTCTGATGAACCCCTCAGTCTTCCTCACCAGTCTTCTTCCATCAGAAGTGGCTCTTCCTCAG ACCCGTGTGCTGACGACTCCTTCGGCAGTAACCACAGCGACGACTCTGAACACAGAAACTCAGCTGGAAGAGACGAAACCCTGAAGAGCTTTGAGTCCAAATTCCCTCTGCAGTTCAAGCCCTCGAAG actcctggtcctggtctgcgTGCTGGTCCTTCCAGGACGTCCACCTTAGACAGCCAGTCAGACGGCTCTcaaagccccgccccctccagcagctctgtctcCACCTCCAGCCAACCAGAGCTGAGGATGACCCTGAATGCatcag CTAACAATGGATTCGATGGCCCGGTTTCATCAGCCTATCAGAAACTGGATCACCAGCTACAG cccCTGGCTCCATGTCCAAACTCCAGGGAGTCCATGGCCGTGTTTGAGCAGCACAACCGGATGGCTGAGGAGTACATGAAGGTCCAATCAGAGATCTCCAAGCTGCTGTTCAGAAA gCAGAAACTCGTGCGTGAGCTGAAGCAGGAGCAGACGGAGCAGCAGAAGTCATCTGAACTCCTCCAGGAACACAGCAAGCTGCTGGAGGCAAACAGCCGCTTGGCCGCCCACTGCCAGGGCCTCCGGAGCAAACTGAGCCTGATCCAGAACCACTACCACAGCTAG